The following proteins are encoded in a genomic region of Oncorhynchus keta strain PuntledgeMale-10-30-2019 chromosome 35, Oket_V2, whole genome shotgun sequence:
- the LOC127915501 gene encoding DNA ligase 1-like, translating into MTFVHLTCKKKTNIQSVCLLISCSVLFFFISFFLSVSSPPLSQKADEEKTQNDIQREEEKRQIEEGDKKDEILSVSERLSEREGKGQREGERKSRETGIDGNIEREAVGLVEDNREMSEDRVSLKETDKERRSEKAVRVEKKEASEEREIEAKRVIEEEKKKSEDEQSGKKTQETKQEKQTSTETELSDWDVDSEEEEIVAGNLKMNKKQKSEVVKKKSEDEQSGKKTQETKQEKQTSTETELSDWDVDSEEEEVVSAKLKKKKQKELEERQKGEKRGRMEEKKKEEERLRNREEDKRKEEEKKKEEERLRNREEDKRKEEEKKLREQVSLTVLQESWKKAKVEGRKRSEATKMDAEQQHQWAVFFSDLREEEEEEQQQQQLKELRENRRKDYVVQGGFPVNRTTHTAPGNESAISVSSYEETGSEWERQWEEDKRREKERKEEEEKRKRLEDKKREEMAKEREEQKRREAEARWQARLVPKKKKGVFKSFFNLFVS; encoded by the exons ATGACTTTTGTACATCTCACATGTAAAAAGAAAACGAACATTCAATCTGTTTGTTTACTGATTAGTTGCAGTGTCCTCTTTTTTTttatctccttctttctctcggtctcttcccctcctctttcgCAGAAAGCAGATGAGGAGAAAACACAGAATGACATTCAAAGAGAGGAAGAAAAGAGGCAAATCGAGGAGGGGGACAAGAAGGACGAGATACTGAGTGTGAGTGAGAGgttgagtgagagagaagggaagggacagagagagggggagaggaagagtcGAGAAACTGGGATTGATGGTAACATTGAACGTGAGGCAGTTGGTTTGgtagaagacaacagagagatgTCTGAGGACAGAGTCAGCCTGAAAGAGACGGACAAGGAAAGGAGGAGTGAGAAGGCTGTGAGAGTAGAGAAAAAGGAGGCGTCTGAGGAGAGGGAAATAGAGGCTAAGCGggtgatagaggaggagaagaagaagtctGAGGATGAACAGAGTGGGAAAAAGACACAAGAGACAAAGCAAGAAAAGCAGACTTCAACAGAGACAGAACTGAGTGACTGGGATGTGGACAGTGAGGAGGAAGAGATTGTGGCGGGGAACTTGAAGATGAATAAGAAACAGAAGAGCGAGGTGGTAAAGAAGAAGTCTGAGGATGAACAGAGTGGGAAAAAGACACAAGAGACAAAGCAAGAAAAGCAGACTTCAACAGAGACAGAACTGAGTGACTGGGATGTGGacagtgaggaggaagaggttGTGTCGGCGAAATtgaagaagaagaaacagaaaGAGCTGGAAGAGAGGCAGaagggggagaaaagagggagaatggaggagaagaagaaggaagaagagcGCCTGAGGAATAGGGAGGAGGacaagaggaaagaggaggagaagaagaaggaagaagagcGCCTGAGGAATAGGGAGGAGGacaagaggaaagaggaggagaagaagctACGAGAGCAG GTGAGCCTGACAGTCCTGCAGGAATCCTGGAAGAAGGCTAAAGTGGAGGGCAGGAAGAGATCTGAGGCAACCAAAATGGACGCAGAACAGCAGCACCAGTGGGCTGTTTTTTTCAGTGacctgagggaggaggaggaggaggagcaacagcaacagcaactgAAGGAGTTgagggagaacaggaggaagGACTACGTTGTTCAGGGGGGCTTCCCTGTCAACAGGACAACACACACGGCCCCAGGAAATGAGTCAGCAATATCGGTGAGTTCATATGAGGAGACTGGCTCTGAgtgggagaggcagtgggaggaggacaaaaggagggagaaggagaggaaggaggaggaggagaagaggaagagactgGAAGATaagaagagggaggagatggcAAAGGAACGGGAGgagcagaagaggagagaggcagaggcgaggTGGCAGGCACGTCTTGTTCCCAAGAAAAAGAAAGGTGTATTTAAGTCATTCTTCAACCTTTTTGTGTCATAG